A genomic stretch from Trueperaceae bacterium includes:
- a CDS encoding Ig-like domain-containing protein: MLALGWLSVAYASSDGGTFAFEGTDYGYHVVEGTESDLPDLFATYYGPSLTLPWGITYEVQQHVLGGTHQLTTMKQEPSAPDIPAGDHVFVKPQGPDGTLWLGGTKSDGAFAEVNSGRKLDADGTSIVNNGTDVDQSNKLTPGTTYAFLFVFDVLNAPAKPDDTSPPVCTLASPSDVFQVVSAGDVAQIGNPCDASGTYAVTQDVDFAGVTHAPQAFSGVLRGPEERVVLSNLVVTDGSGGLFSELGDGAVVENLTLRNVTVSATTTSPTGVLAKRASGDLTVANVLLDGVTVSSTDDGGGLVGRLAADGDGVARVSAVTVSGSSVSAANNGAGGLFASVTTPGGTGSYGDLSITDVVVDAGTTVASGSFSAGGVAGEVEATLTLDRIRAFPTAVTAGHFYAGGLVGLFDAASGRGRVTRSFVSTSDVSGNSYVGGWFGAVQGPLHVADAFASTTTIGLSNQHAGGGVGSLSAPISSSDVALRTQTIAGGNRGRGASIGYVDKTQGGNASGEGVVLDDSGLRVLGGVTDGGDGYTDFAGADWLRFASPSETDALGATSHTDADLRALATYQAAGWAIQASTAPGCRTPWAIEDGVGYPYLQFDSAAPGYERDLDTCAEADAGPPASDAPVATGLVLSDARGAPLTSSRRAHLPFDVRVTLVDDDGNPVENADAPATVTLDVVGGEAGDLRFATREPATPVTATLAAGASSVLFEDVVFVGDGDGVAEVALRATATGGRADGLRGRDEGATFTPVKLTVTPDADELPADGVSTARVTMRLADVDGSAVAGASVRVTTDLGTLHATADARDDGAPERSYVTDADGTVTATLRAAAVAGVATVTADCPGSCPTTARVAFVGAIEDVAPVPGDGRGWVVFDAPTGVSEVEIEIAVEGDAPRVSTVPAGAPVALGDLTNGVPTTVRVRAVFDPDRRGPWSAPTTLTPSDDAEVASSEPTFNVPDAPVALTPDPEGGTGTFTVTMTARNASETALENVWLQALDVPAGVAIVAIDATQGSVERVRVDGRENWFWRDAHLAPSDDASDDALETLTVTLRVEVN; encoded by the coding sequence ATGCTGGCCCTCGGATGGCTCTCCGTCGCGTACGCATCGTCCGACGGAGGGACCTTCGCGTTCGAAGGCACCGACTACGGCTACCACGTCGTCGAGGGCACGGAATCGGATCTACCGGACCTGTTCGCCACGTACTACGGTCCGTCGCTGACGCTGCCGTGGGGCATCACGTACGAGGTGCAACAGCACGTCCTCGGGGGGACCCATCAGCTGACGACCATGAAGCAGGAACCCTCCGCCCCGGACATACCTGCCGGTGACCACGTCTTCGTCAAGCCACAGGGCCCGGACGGCACCCTTTGGCTCGGAGGAACGAAGAGTGACGGCGCGTTCGCCGAGGTCAACAGCGGACGGAAACTGGACGCGGACGGAACGTCGATCGTGAACAACGGAACGGACGTCGACCAGTCCAACAAACTCACGCCGGGAACGACGTACGCGTTCCTCTTCGTGTTCGACGTGCTGAATGCGCCCGCCAAACCCGACGACACGTCGCCTCCCGTGTGCACGTTGGCGTCGCCCTCGGACGTCTTCCAGGTCGTCTCCGCCGGCGACGTCGCCCAGATCGGCAACCCATGCGACGCGTCGGGCACCTACGCGGTCACGCAGGACGTCGACTTCGCGGGCGTCACGCACGCGCCGCAGGCGTTCTCCGGCGTCCTGCGGGGGCCCGAGGAGCGGGTCGTGCTCTCGAACCTCGTCGTGACGGACGGGAGCGGGGGCCTGTTCTCCGAGCTGGGGGACGGTGCGGTCGTCGAGAACCTGACGCTTCGGAACGTGACGGTGTCCGCGACGACGACCAGCCCGACCGGCGTCCTCGCGAAACGGGCCAGCGGAGACCTCACCGTGGCGAACGTGCTGCTGGACGGGGTCACGGTGAGCAGCACCGACGACGGCGGGGGTCTCGTCGGACGCCTCGCCGCCGACGGGGACGGCGTGGCGCGCGTCTCGGCCGTGACGGTCTCCGGTTCCTCGGTGTCGGCCGCCAACAACGGTGCGGGGGGCCTCTTCGCGTCGGTCACGACGCCCGGCGGGACCGGAAGCTACGGCGACCTGTCCATCACGGACGTCGTCGTCGATGCCGGCACGACGGTCGCGTCGGGTTCGTTCTCGGCCGGCGGCGTCGCGGGGGAGGTCGAGGCGACCCTGACCCTCGACCGCATTCGGGCGTTTCCGACGGCCGTGACGGCCGGCCACTTCTACGCGGGTGGGCTCGTCGGGTTGTTCGACGCCGCCAGCGGCCGCGGGCGGGTGACGCGGTCGTTCGTGTCGACCAGCGACGTCTCCGGGAACTCGTACGTCGGGGGGTGGTTCGGCGCGGTGCAGGGTCCCCTCCACGTCGCCGACGCCTTCGCGTCCACGACCACGATCGGGCTCTCCAACCAGCACGCCGGGGGCGGCGTCGGGAGCCTCTCCGCCCCGATCTCGTCGTCCGACGTCGCCCTCCGCACCCAGACGATCGCCGGGGGGAATCGCGGACGCGGCGCGAGCATCGGATACGTCGACAAGACGCAAGGGGGGAACGCGTCGGGCGAGGGCGTGGTCCTCGACGATTCCGGCCTGCGCGTCCTCGGGGGAGTGACCGACGGGGGGGATGGCTACACCGACTTCGCGGGCGCCGATTGGCTTCGGTTCGCGTCGCCGTCCGAGACCGACGCCCTCGGCGCGACGTCGCACACCGACGCCGACCTCCGTGCGTTGGCGACCTACCAGGCGGCCGGGTGGGCCATCCAAGCGTCGACGGCGCCGGGGTGCCGAACCCCGTGGGCGATCGAGGACGGCGTCGGGTACCCGTACCTGCAGTTCGACTCGGCCGCCCCCGGGTACGAGCGGGACCTCGACACGTGCGCGGAGGCGGACGCCGGACCGCCGGCGTCCGACGCGCCCGTCGCGACGGGGTTGGTGCTGTCCGACGCGCGCGGAGCGCCTCTGACTTCCTCGCGACGCGCGCACCTGCCGTTCGACGTACGCGTGACGCTGGTCGACGACGACGGCAACCCCGTCGAGAACGCCGACGCGCCGGCCACCGTGACGTTGGACGTGGTGGGGGGCGAGGCCGGCGACCTTCGTTTCGCCACCCGCGAGCCCGCCACGCCGGTCACCGCGACGTTGGCGGCAGGCGCGTCGTCGGTCCTGTTCGAGGACGTCGTGTTCGTCGGGGACGGCGACGGCGTCGCGGAGGTCGCGCTGCGCGCGACCGCGACCGGCGGTCGCGCCGACGGCCTGCGCGGTCGGGACGAGGGTGCGACGTTCACCCCCGTCAAGCTGACGGTGACGCCGGACGCCGACGAACTGCCCGCGGACGGCGTCAGCACGGCGCGCGTCACGATGCGTCTGGCGGACGTGGACGGGTCCGCCGTGGCGGGCGCGAGCGTACGGGTGACGACCGACCTGGGCACCCTGCACGCGACGGCGGACGCCCGCGACGACGGAGCCCCCGAGCGTTCGTACGTGACCGACGCGGACGGGACGGTCACCGCGACCCTGCGCGCCGCCGCGGTGGCGGGCGTCGCGACCGTGACGGCGGACTGTCCCGGGTCGTGCCCGACCACGGCGCGCGTCGCCTTCGTCGGGGCGATCGAGGACGTCGCGCCCGTGCCGGGCGACGGGCGCGGTTGGGTGGTGTTCGACGCCCCGACCGGCGTGTCGGAGGTCGAGATCGAGATCGCGGTGGAGGGCGACGCCCCCCGCGTGTCGACCGTCCCCGCCGGAGCGCCGGTGGCGCTCGGGGACCTGACGAACGGCGTCCCCACGACCGTGCGCGTCCGGGCGGTGTTCGATCCCGACCGGCGCGGCCCGTGGAGCGCACCCACGACGCTGACGCCGAGCGACGACGCGGAGGTCGCGTCGAGCGAACCGACGTTCAACGTGCCCGACGCCCCCGTCGCCCTCACCCCCGACCCCGAGGGCGGCACGGGGACGTTCACCGTCACGATGACCGCCCGGAACGCGTCGGAGACCGCGCTCGAGAACGTCTGGCTGCAGGCCCTCGACGTCCCCGCGGGCGTGGCGATCGTCGCGATCGACGCGACGCAGGGCAGCGTCGAGCG